Part of the Sphingomonadaceae bacterium OTU29LAMAA1 genome, ACCCCGACAGCATCCTCATCGTCGATTTCGGCAGCCAGGTGACCCAGCTCATCGCCCGTCGCGTCCGCGAAGCCGGCGTCTATAGCGAGATCGCCCCTTTCCAGTCCGCCGAGGAAGCCTTCGACCGGATGAAGCCCGCCGGGATCATCCTGTCTGGCGGCCCCGCATCCGTCACGCTCGCCACGTCGCCCCGCGCCCCGCAGCGGTTCTTCGAAGCCGGCGTGCCCATCCTAGGCATCTGCTACGGCCAGCAGTTGATGAGTGCGCAGCTCGGCGGCAACGTGATCATCTCCGGCGACGGCGGCGAGTTCGGCAAGGCATTCGTCGACGTGAAGTCCGACTGCGGCCTGTTCCACGGCCTGTGGGCGGAGGGTGAGCGCCATCAGGTGTGGATGAGCCACGGCGACAAGGTCGACGCGCTTCCCCCCGGCTTCGTCCCCGTCGCCACCTCGGAAGGCGCGCCGTTCGCGATCGTCGCCGACGAGGCGCGCCGGTTCTACGGCGTCCAGTTCCACCCCGAGGTTGTTCACACTCCCGATGGCGGCAAGCTGATCGCCAACTTCGCCCGCCACGTCTGCGGCCTCAAGGGCGACTGGACGATGGCCGAATTCCGCGACGCGAAGATCGCGGAAATCCGCGAACAGGTCGGCAAGGGCAAGGTCATCTGCGGTCTGTCCGGCGGTGTCGATTCCTCGGTCGCTGCGCTCTTGATCCACGAGGCGATCGGCGACCAGCTGACCTGCGTCTTCGTCGACGGCGGCATCCTGCGGGCAGGGGAGGCGGAGCAGGTCGTCGGCCTGTTCCGGGGCCATTACAACATCCCGCTCGTCCATGTGCAGGCGCAGACGCTGTTCATGAACGGCCTTGCCGGCGTCACCGATCCCGAGGCCAAACGCAAGTTCATCGGCAAGACCTTCATCGACGTCTTCGAAGCCGAAGCCAAGAAGATCGGCGGCGCGGAGTTCCTGGCGCAGGGCACGCTCTATCCCGACGTGATCGAGAGCGTCAGCTTCACCGGCGGCCCGTCGGTGACGATCAAGAGTCACCACAATGTCGGTGGCCTGCCCGAACGCATGAACATGAAGCTCGTCGAGCCGTTGCGCGAATTGTTCAAGGACGAGGTGCGCGCGCTGGGTCGCGAACTGGGTCTGCCCGACGTGTTCGTCGGTCGCCATCCGTTCCCCGGACCTGGCCTCGCCATCCGCATACCCGGCGAGGTCACAAGGGAACGTTGCGACATCCTGCGCAAGGCCGACGCGGTGTATCTCGAAGAAATCCGCAACGCCGGCCTCTACGATGCGATCTGGCAGGCGTTCGCGGTGTTGCTGCCGGTCCGCACGGTCGGCGTGATGGGCGACGGCCGCACCTACGATTACGTCCTCGCGCTGCGCGCGGTAACGTCCACGGACGGCATGACGGCGGAGGTGTTCGACTTCCCCAGCGACTTCCTGCCTCGGGTGGCGACGCGGATCGTCAACGAGGTGAAGGGCGTCAACCGCGTCGTCTACGACTATACGTCGAAGCCGCCCGGCACGATCGAGTGGGAATGAGCTGGCGCGCCCGGCAGGACTCGAACCTGCAACTCCAAGCTTAGAAGGCTCGTGCTCTATCCAGTTGAACTACGGGCGCGCGCCGGGGCCGGATAGCGCGGATTGCGCGGAACGGGAACAGCCATATAGTCGCGGTCCATGAACGATGCGGTTGATCCGGCGGTTGACGCGGGCGCGATGAGCGGACGGGTGTTTCGCTATTACGATTTCGTCATGGCGGCGTTCGTCGCGATCCTGCTGCTGTCGAACGTGATCGGCGCGGGCAAGGTCGCGCAGATCGTACTGCCGGGGATCGGGCCGTGGCCGTTCGGCGCCGGCATCCTTTTTTTCCCCATCAGCTATGTCATCGGCGACGTGCTGACCGAGGTCTATGGCTATGCGCGTGCGCGCCGCGTGATCTGGGCCGGCACCGCCGCCGTGGTGTTCATGGCCTTCATGAGCTGGATCGTCGTCGCGCTGCCGCCGGCGCCGACATGGACCAACCAGGCGGCCTATGCGACGATCTTCGGCCAGGTGCCGCGGATCGTGCTGGCCAGCGTCTGCGCCTTCTGGGCGGGCGAATTCGTCAATTCCTACGTCATGGCGCGGATGAAGCTGTGGAGCGACGGCAAGCATCTATGGGCGCGCACGATCGGTTCTACGGTGCTGGGGGAGGGGGTGGACAGCCTGATCTTCTACCCGCTCGCGTTCCTCGGCGCGGAGGGGTTCACACCGGGTCTGGTGGTGACGGTCATGCTGACGCAATGGGCGTTGAAGGTGGCGTGGGAGGTCGTGCTGACGCCGCTGACCTACGCCATCGTGGGAGCGCTGAAGCGGGCGGAGGGTGTGGATGTGTTCGATCGCGAGACCGACTTCACGCCGTTCCGCGCACGGGTGTAGGACGGGCTCAGGCCCCGATCGTTTCCAGCACGCCTTCGAACAGGCGTCGCCCGTCGGTCCCGCCGTGGGCGGTCTCGATCTTGCGCTCGGGGTGGGGCATCATGCCGAGGACGTTGCCGTCCGCGTTGAGGATACCGGCGATGTTGCGCGCCGAGCCGTTGACCTGCTCGCCATAGCGGAAGGCGACGCGGCCTTCGCCTTCGAGTCGGTCGAGCGTCGCGTCATCGGCGAAGTAATTGCCGTCATGGTGCGCGACGGGAACGGTGATAGTCTCGCCGGCGCCATAGCGGCTGGTGAAGGCCGATTGCGCGTTATCCACCGTCAGCGCGACATCGCGGCAGACGAAGTTCAGCCCGGCATTGCGCATCAGCGCGCCGGGCAGCAGGCCGGCTTCGGTCAGCACCTGAAAGCCGTTGCAGACGCCGAGCACCGGCAGTCCCTTGCCTGCCCGTTCGACGACCGCCTGCATGATCGGCGAGCGGGCAGCGATCGCGCCGGAGCGAAGGTAATCGCCGTAGGAGAAGCCGCCGGGGACGGCGACGAGGCCGATGCCGTCCGGCAGTTCGCTGTCGCCGTGCCAGACCATCGCCGGCTTGACGCCGGTCACCGCTTCCAGCGCGACGGCAAGGTCGCGGTCGCAGTTGGAGCCTGGAAAGACGATGACCGCGGTCTGCATTACAGGCGCTCCACCCGGTAGTTTTCGATGACGGTGTTGGCGAGCAACTGGCGGCACATGCCGTCGATCGCCTCGTCCGTGGTCGCGTCGGCGACTTCGATTTCGAACACCTTGCCGGCGCGGACGTCCTCGACTCCCTCGAATCCGAGCGATCCGAGCGCGTGATGGATGGCGCGGCCCTGCGGGTCGAGCACGCCGGGCTTCAGGGTGACGAAGATACGCAGTTTCATGAGCTTACTTACCCCGCCGCTTGCGATGGCTGTCGAGATCGAGGACGGCGCTGTCTTCGCCTTCGGGCATCAGGCCGAGGCGGCGCGCGACCTCCTGATAGGCCTCCGCCTCTCCGCCGAGGTCTCGGCGGAAGCGGTCCTTGTCCATCTTCTCGTTGGTGTCCATGTCCCACAGGCGGCAGCCGTCGGGGCTGATCTCGTCCGCCAGGATGATGCGGCCGTAATCATTGTCCCAGATGCGGCCGAATTCGAGCTTGAAGTCGACCAGCTTGATGCCGACGCCGGCGAAAAGGCCGGTGAGGAAGTCGTTCACGCGGATCGCGAGGTCGGCGATGTCGTGCATCTCCTCCTGGCTCGCCCAGCCGAACGCAGCGATATGTTCGTCGGAGATCATCGGATCGCCGAGCGCGTCGTCCTTGTAATAATATTCGATGATCGTGCGGGGCAGCTTGACGCCCTCTTCGATCCCCAGCCGCTTCGACAGCGAGCCGGCGGCGATGTTGCGTACCACCACTTCGATCGGCACGATCTCGACCTGGCGGATCAGCTGTTCGCGCATGTTGAGGCGGCGGATGAAGTGCGTCGGCACGCCGATCGCGTCGAGCAGCGTGAAGATGTGCTCGGAAATCCGGTTGTTGAGTACGCCCTTGCCGTTGATCGTACCCTTTTTCTGGGCGTTGAAGGCGGTGGCGTCGTCCTTGAAATACTGGATCAGCGTGCCGGGTTCGGGACCCTCGTACAGGATCTTGGCCTTGCCTTCGTAGATCTGGCGGCGCCGAGCCATGCGCATGTCCCCTGAATAGAGCAGCCCCGGCGGCGCGAGGGATCGCGGGCCGGGGCCGGAATGGGCGGGGCTATAAGGGAAGGGGGGCGGGGGTGCAATCGGTGTGGATCATGCCGGATCGCGAGGTTGCGCCACTGGCCGATCCGTCGCGGCGAGCAGGCGCGCCCAAAGTGGACGGCCGAACCGGCGCCAGAGCAACGCGAGGATGATCAGCCCCAGGAAAGGCGGCCCCAGGACCGCGAGCAGCCATAGCGCCGCGCCGAGCGTGGCGGCGGTGGAGCCGAGGGCGGTGTCGGCCGAATCGCGCAGCCGGTTGACGAAGCCGGCGCCGCGACCGGTGGAATAGGTGAAGTGGACGGGTGCGGTGACGATGCTGGCCCGCGCTCCGGTGCGGGTGCCCGCTGCGGCGCGCAGATCGGCAAGGCGGACGGCGCGCTGCGACTGGAGCTCGGCGCGCTCGGCGGCGGGCAGGTCGGAACGGGCAAGTTCACGGTCGATGCGGGCGAGGTCGACCTGCGCTTCGCCGGACTGGCCAGTGGCCGCGGACACCTCCGCCGCCGCTTCGGTGCCGCCGATATTGGCACCCGTCAGCGTCGCGCCGACGCGTTCGGCAGCGGTGATCGCGTCGCGGCCGAAGCGGCGGGCGAGCGGTGCCGCGACGTTGGCGGACAGGCTGGCCGACACGTCGCCGGCATGGTCGACGTTATAGGTGATGCCGGTGATACGGCAGCGTTCGGAGCCCAGCGCTTCGCAGGCAGCGGCATGCGCTTCCTGCAATTCGTCGATCGCACGTGCAGGAAGAGTGAGGCTGTAGCCGTAGGTAAAGGCCAGTCCGGCCGTGGTCGCATTGCCCAATACCGGGCCGGTCTCGGCGCTGTCGGGCGCCCTGCTGCATCCTGCCAGCGAGAGTGCTGCGATACCGACCGTTGCAACGAACCTGCGCATGGCATTCTCTCCCGCGATGTCGATATACCATCGGCTTGATAGGATATCGCGTCAAGCCGGGCATCAGGTGCGATGAGCGGTGACATCGCTGTTGCGCCGGCGTAACGCGCAGGTGTGACCCATCCGTCCATCCTGCGCGCCGCATGGCGCCCGATCTGCGCTGCGGGGTTGGCGATCGTCGCCCTGCCCGCAAGCGCGCAACAGCAGGACGAGCAGCTGTGGACGCAGATCAACACCAACGTGCCGCTGACCGAGGATGTGCGCGTCACGCTGGAACAGATCGCACGGTTCAGCGATCGCCAGGATGGATTGTACCAGACCGAATTCGGAGCGTTGCTGGGCATCAAGGCGACCAAGAGCCTTGAGCTGGGCCTAGGCTATCGAAAGGTCGGTGCGCATAATGGCAATTCGGGAACCAACGAGGACCGGTTTCGACAGCAGGTCGTGGGGACGTTCGGGCCGATCACGACGCGGTTCCGCGTAGATGAACGCTTCAGCCCGCGCGGCGACGAGATCGGATTCCGGATCAGACCATTGGTGCGGTACAATCATCGGATCGGTGCAGGGAAGACCGCGGTGTTCGTCAGCCACGAAAGCTTCTTCCTGCCCAACACAACGCGTTGGGGCCAGCGCAGCGGCTATGAGCGGATGCGCAACATCGTCGGTGTGATGCTGCCGATCGGCAAGCAGATGATGGCGGATATCGGGTATCTCAACCAGTTGCGACCGGGACGTTCGGGATCGCGGGCGCAGATGGACCATGCGCTGAACCTGCAGCTGACGATCAATATCCGCGGCGTCCTGTTCCCGCATCTGAACGATTGAGTTCGCCGGGGCTTACCGCGTTCAGAAGCCTAGCATGACCCGGCCGACCAGCCGATCGTCACTGTGGCGCAGATCGGTGAAGCGGCCGGGCCGGGCGTCGCGGTCGATATCCGTGCCGGTGTAATCGAGGCCCAGCGTCAGCGCATTGCGGCGATGCTCGATGCCAAGACGCCAGTCCATATACGAACCGTCCGGGCGCAGCCGGCGGGCGCGATCCGGATCGTCGACGTCTCCGGAAGATCGCCCCAGCCGCGTCAGCACGGTGAACGGGGTGCCCGGCACGCCGGCATTGGCGGCGGCGTAGACATAGACGTTGCTGCCGCCGATGGCGCGCTGCGACGGGGCGATTATCGTGCCGAGCGTCGCGAAGACCGGGCCAAGGCCGTATCCCGCCGACGCGCCGATCTCGTGATAATCCATGCCGCCGCGTGCGCCTGCGAACAGATGGCTGGCCGCTTCCGCCCGAACGGTGAACCCGCCCAGATCCCAGTTCGTCGACAGGCCTAGGTCGACGACCGCATCGGCATCACCGTGCCGCGCGCTGTTGCGAAGTGTCACGATCCGCACCAAGCCGTCGATCGGGCCGACCACAGCCTGCCCGTCCACACTGGCCGCCGCGCGGCCACCCGTCCAGCTGAGACCGCGGCGAACCTCGTCGGTCGATATCTCGACACCGGCCGAGGGTGATAGTTGCGCCCGGGCCGGCACGGCAAGCCCACAGGCGAGCGCACCCATCAGTCCCGCGATCCGCCCGATCATGCCCGCGTCCGGTCAGCCTGCACGCTGCGCGCCATGAATGCGATCGAGTTCGTTGCGGAGTGCCTCATGGTCCTCCTGCGCCAGATCGATCAAATGGCCCTTCATGTCGGCGGCGCGGTCGGCCACCTCCTGCGCGATGGCGGCGCGGTGGGTGCTGCACCAACCGGGTCGCGTGCCCTTCAGAACGGCCTCGCGTTCGATCTGACGGGTCATCGTCGCACCCGATGCAGCGACGGCGTGACGATCGACGACCATGTTCGCTGCCCATCGGCAGCGCAGGGTGGACATCTTGCCTGCGGGGGCGACCGCCCCGACCTGCTGGTGCGACACCGCGATCGTTCCGCGGTATTGCGCCGCGACCGGGCCGCTATGGTGATCCACACGGCTCTGATGATCGACGGTCATGCCGACCGCGGCGCTCGCGGCGCCCAGCAGCAATCCGGCGGTCAAGAGATAGGCCATCGTTCCTCTCCTCATATCTGTCCGATCCATGCCGATCGGTTGGGTGGCCCGATGGGCCTATGGTCCATCAATGCGGCATAGCGGATGTTGGTTGCTGCGTTTTCGCCGCGCAATAAAATGTAAAAGCGAGTTCAGGTTACCGTGTTGCGCTCGCCGAATTCCGGGGCACGCCATGCCTCGCTCGCGACGATCGCGCGGAGGTGTTCGCCGGCCTGCCAGACGTCCTCGTGGCTGAGGTAGAGCGGGGTCAAGCCGAGGCGAAGGATATCCGGGTCGCGAAAATCGCCGATGACGCCGCGGGCGATCAGCGCTTGCGTCAGCTCGTAGGCATGGGGCGCGCGGAAGCTGATGTGGCTGCCGCGCGATGCTGCGTCGGCAGGGCTGACGCAGGCGAGGCCGGCCTGCGCGCCGGCGCCGGCAAGAATATCGAACAGAGCGGCGCTTTTCGCGGTTAGGGCGGCCATGTCGATGTCGGTCCACAGGTCGAGCGCGGCTTCGAGACTGGCCATGGCGAGGATCGAAGGGGTGCCGACCAGCCAGCGCTTCATTCCGGCGGCAGGGCGATAGCCATCCTGGAAGGCGAAGGGTTCGGCATGGCCCATCCAGCCGCTTACCGGGTTGGCGAACGCCTCCTGATGGCGGCGCGCGACGTAGAGGAAGGCGGGTGCGCCGGGGCCGCCGTTGAGGTATTTATACGAGCAGCCCACGGCGAGATCGGCATTTGCGGCGGTGACGTCGAGCGGGATCGCGCCGACGCTGTGGCTGAAGTCCCACAGGACGAGAGCGCCGGCGGCGTGCGCGCGGGCGGTCCAGGCCGCGAGATCGAAACGGTCGGACGTCTTGTAGTGGACATGGGTGAGCAGCAGCAGCGCAGTGTCGTCGTCCAGTGCGTCGGCAAGCGCGGCGCGATCGACCACCTTCAGCCGCGCGCCGGGGACGCAGGCGACCGCGCCCTCGGCGATATGCAGATCGGTGGGAAAGTTTCCGGCCTCGCTCAGCACCGTCCGGCGGGCGGGATCGTGACGGAGCGCGGCGACGATCGCCTTGAACAGATGGGTCGAGGTGGTGTCGCCGACGATGACCTCGTCCGCCGCCGCGCCGATGATGGGGGCGATCTTCGCGCCGAGCCGCTCCGGCGCGTCGATCCAGCCTTCGTTCCAGCTGCGGATCAGGCGATCGCCCCATTGACGGGTGGTCGCGTCGGCGATGGCGGCCGGCACCGCGCGGGGCAGGGCGCCAAGCGAGTTGCCGTCGAGATAGATGATGCCATTCGGCAAGGCGAAGCGGTCGCGAAAGCGTGCGAGCGGA contains:
- the kynU gene encoding kynureninase, whose protein sequence is MTREDARALDAADPLARFRDRFALPNGIIYLDGNSLGALPRAVPAAIADATTRQWGDRLIRSWNEGWIDAPERLGAKIAPIIGAAADEVIVGDTTSTHLFKAIVAALRHDPARRTVLSEAGNFPTDLHIAEGAVACVPGARLKVVDRAALADALDDDTALLLLTHVHYKTSDRFDLAAWTARAHAAGALVLWDFSHSVGAIPLDVTAANADLAVGCSYKYLNGGPGAPAFLYVARRHQEAFANPVSGWMGHAEPFAFQDGYRPAAGMKRWLVGTPSILAMASLEAALDLWTDIDMAALTAKSAALFDILAGAGAQAGLACVSPADAASRGSHISFRAPHAYELTQALIARGVIGDFRDPDILRLGLTPLYLSHEDVWQAGEHLRAIVASEAWRAPEFGERNTVT
- the purQ gene encoding phosphoribosylformylglycinamidine synthase subunit PurQ, which gives rise to MQTAVIVFPGSNCDRDLAVALEAVTGVKPAMVWHGDSELPDGIGLVAVPGGFSYGDYLRSGAIAARSPIMQAVVERAGKGLPVLGVCNGFQVLTEAGLLPGALMRNAGLNFVCRDVALTVDNAQSAFTSRYGAGETITVPVAHHDGNYFADDATLDRLEGEGRVAFRYGEQVNGSARNIAGILNADGNVLGMMPHPERKIETAHGGTDGRRLFEGVLETIGA
- the purS gene encoding phosphoribosylformylglycinamidine synthase subunit PurS; translation: MKLRIFVTLKPGVLDPQGRAIHHALGSLGFEGVEDVRAGKVFEIEVADATTDEAIDGMCRQLLANTVIENYRVERL
- the guaA gene encoding glutamine-hydrolyzing GMP synthase, which codes for MQHPDSILIVDFGSQVTQLIARRVREAGVYSEIAPFQSAEEAFDRMKPAGIILSGGPASVTLATSPRAPQRFFEAGVPILGICYGQQLMSAQLGGNVIISGDGGEFGKAFVDVKSDCGLFHGLWAEGERHQVWMSHGDKVDALPPGFVPVATSEGAPFAIVADEARRFYGVQFHPEVVHTPDGGKLIANFARHVCGLKGDWTMAEFRDAKIAEIREQVGKGKVICGLSGGVDSSVAALLIHEAIGDQLTCVFVDGGILRAGEAEQVVGLFRGHYNIPLVHVQAQTLFMNGLAGVTDPEAKRKFIGKTFIDVFEAEAKKIGGAEFLAQGTLYPDVIESVSFTGGPSVTIKSHHNVGGLPERMNMKLVEPLRELFKDEVRALGRELGLPDVFVGRHPFPGPGLAIRIPGEVTRERCDILRKADAVYLEEIRNAGLYDAIWQAFAVLLPVRTVGVMGDGRTYDYVLALRAVTSTDGMTAEVFDFPSDFLPRVATRIVNEVKGVNRVVYDYTSKPPGTIEWE
- a CDS encoding DUF2490 domain-containing protein; translated protein: MTHPSILRAAWRPICAAGLAIVALPASAQQQDEQLWTQINTNVPLTEDVRVTLEQIARFSDRQDGLYQTEFGALLGIKATKSLELGLGYRKVGAHNGNSGTNEDRFRQQVVGTFGPITTRFRVDERFSPRGDEIGFRIRPLVRYNHRIGAGKTAVFVSHESFFLPNTTRWGQRSGYERMRNIVGVMLPIGKQMMADIGYLNQLRPGRSGSRAQMDHALNLQLTINIRGVLFPHLND
- a CDS encoding queuosine precursor transporter, with amino-acid sequence MNDAVDPAVDAGAMSGRVFRYYDFVMAAFVAILLLSNVIGAGKVAQIVLPGIGPWPFGAGILFFPISYVIGDVLTEVYGYARARRVIWAGTAAVVFMAFMSWIVVALPPAPTWTNQAAYATIFGQVPRIVLASVCAFWAGEFVNSYVMARMKLWSDGKHLWARTIGSTVLGEGVDSLIFYPLAFLGAEGFTPGLVVTVMLTQWALKVAWEVVLTPLTYAIVGALKRAEGVDVFDRETDFTPFRARV
- a CDS encoding phosphoribosylaminoimidazolesuccinocarboxamide synthase — its product is MARRRQIYEGKAKILYEGPEPGTLIQYFKDDATAFNAQKKGTINGKGVLNNRISEHIFTLLDAIGVPTHFIRRLNMREQLIRQVEIVPIEVVVRNIAAGSLSKRLGIEEGVKLPRTIIEYYYKDDALGDPMISDEHIAAFGWASQEEMHDIADLAIRVNDFLTGLFAGVGIKLVDFKLEFGRIWDNDYGRIILADEISPDGCRLWDMDTNEKMDKDRFRRDLGGEAEAYQEVARRLGLMPEGEDSAVLDLDSHRKRRGK